The following nucleotide sequence is from Terriglobia bacterium.
TTCAAGACGATGCGCGGCTGTTTCTCCTTCGAGTAGAAACGGAAGCTGGAGAGCAAGCACACGTGATTTACCGGTTCCATTGTTCCCGCGAAGTAGCAGGCGGCCTTTCTCGTAATGAAATTCCTCGCGGTCGTATTTGTAGATGTTCAGAAGCCCGCTGCGAACAGGCTGCCAACGAAGATTCTGTGCAGCTGGAAGAGGACGCGCCGACGAATCATTTTCTGAATCCGCCGTTCGACTCATCGATCGCTGCCTCCTGAAGTGAGCGTTCCGAGGACATAGCGAGCAATCGCCGGAAGCGGCGCCACTCCTCCTTCGTCAGTTCTTGAGGCTTCGCCCTGGCGGGCTCGCGCTTCGCGCCGCACGAGACGCAGCGCGGCCAGCCGGTCGAGCGTTCGTTCAACGATGTCAATCTCGGCTCCGGCTTCACGCGCGTCGCGCCGCCAATGCGAACGATGCTCTTCAATTAATTCCGCCGTGTACCGATGAAGTTCCGTAAGGCTCACTGTCTGTCCGGGCCTCTCTTTTGCATGCCCGGCCAGGTACTCGGCCAGAAGGAGGGCCGCGTGACCATACGTTCCTTCCTCAGGCAGTCCGATATCGGTGAGGTCGCCGGTAGGATCGAGCATCGCGATACCTTCACGCCGAATCTCCGGAACAAGACCTGTTGCCTGTGAGATCTGACTCAGCAGGAAACCGCGCTGGCTGGCGAGGTAGGCCCGCTCGTCCGCGGACAGTTCGTCAAAATACAGTACTGGATTGTCTAGCAAACGACGCACCAGTGCGGAACGGATCGTCCGATTTCTTCCTTCGTCCGAAGTGGATGCAAATTCCTGCGTCAGGCGCGCTGTGCGCTCTCGCCTGACCGAAGCAGCAATCGTCGACGGACTGTTCGGCAGGTTCAACATCGCCGTCAGTGCCGGACGATTGATGTTGTAAAGCACATCGCCGGATTGATTCAAATACTGCTGCTCGTCTCCGTGGATTCGCCGCAACACTCCAAAATCGATCAGCAGCCGCACGACATCCACCATGTCTCGCCGCTGGTCCTGCGATTTCAGATCGAACTGAATGCCCGCCTCTTCAAATGCCGGGTCCGAGGCCATAAATTCCATGGCTCCGTCCGCCAGTCTGCCCAGAACAATCTGACGTTCAGCCTGTTCCAGCGTTGCAAGGGCGAAGCAAAGCAGAACATAACGGCGCTTCGTGAATGGCGCGCCTTTATTCGGGTCCACCGCTGGGCGAGTGCCATCGGCCAGATCGGACGGCGTCTTTCGCAGACGTGCGATTTCACTGTCGATCTGGAAATTCCAATCCGGATGCCGGCTGAACCATTCCTTCAGCCATTGCGCGTGACGGCGCACAAGCAGATAAGCTTCGGCATGAGCGCCACTCGCACAGAGGAGCGGCTGTTGCAGGATGGCACGCATGGCGCGCTGCCGCTCCGAATCAAGCGATGCTGAAGTCGGGGATGCTGCCGGCGTCATGTTGCTCCTGAAACAACTGTTCAATCGTGATGGCGTGATCAGGT
It contains:
- a CDS encoding TIGR02678 family protein, with amino-acid sequence MTPAASPTSASLDSERQRAMRAILQQPLLCASGAHAEAYLLVRRHAQWLKEWFSRHPDWNFQIDSEIARLRKTPSDLADGTRPAVDPNKGAPFTKRRYVLLCFALATLEQAERQIVLGRLADGAMEFMASDPAFEEAGIQFDLKSQDQRRDMVDVVRLLIDFGVLRRIHGDEQQYLNQSGDVLYNINRPALTAMLNLPNSPSTIAASVRRERTARLTQEFASTSDEGRNRTIRSALVRRLLDNPVLYFDELSADERAYLASQRGFLLSQISQATGLVPEIRREGIAMLDPTGDLTDIGLPEEGTYGHAALLLAEYLAGHAKERPGQTVSLTELHRYTAELIEEHRSHWRRDAREAGAEIDIVERTLDRLAALRLVRREARARQGEASRTDEGGVAPLPAIARYVLGTLTSGGSDR